A stretch of DNA from Natrinema halophilum:
GTCGTCCGGCTCGATGGCGATCGTCGTCACCGTTTCGTCAGCCGCACGGAGCAACGAGACGAGGTCCCGTTCGGCGTCTGGACTGCCCGGCAGTGTCACGAGCCGGTACTCGCGGTCGGGGTCGAAATCGCGGGCGGCTTCGGCATCCAGCGCGATGGTCGCGACGTCGCCAGCGAACGCGCGCAGTTCGCCGCTGGCGACGCGCCGTGCGGACCCCTCCTCGCGCGTCCAGATGCGGACCGCGTCACCCGGACTGGCGTCGGCCGCTGGATCGCCCTCGAGCGCGACGGCGACGGTCCCCGGTGCGAGCGTCGGCCCGATCCCCGCCGGGCGACTCCCCACCGCGAGATAGTCGACCGTCCCGTCGGCGTCGAGATCGACGTCGACGTGGCCGATTCCGAAGTCGCGCTCGAGACGAGTGGTCAGCCGGTCTCGCAACTGGTCGACGGTCAGTCGGCGGGGAAAGAGGAACGTCTGGCCCGCGAGATCTGCTTTCACGGACTCGTCGACCGGATCGTAGCCGTCGATGTCGTCGATATCGGCGGGGAGATCGACTGCGACGACGCGGCCGGCCGCACGAACGAGCTGTGTAACCTCGGTGATCGTCCGCGGTGAGGCGACCGAAAACACGTCACGGGCCAGAAAATCGCCCAGCCGACGCCCGGTGTCGGCGGCGATCGCGCTCACGACGAACGCAGCGACGGTGTAGACTGCAGTGCCGGGTTCGAGCAATCCTGTGTCGCCGATAATCGCGCGCTGCAGCGCGCTTTGAGTGTTCAACCAGAGCGCGACGACCGTGGCCCCGGTCAGGACCGCGACGCCCTCTGGGATTTCGTTGGCGCTGTACCAGCGGTAGGCAAACGCCACTGCGGCGGCCGTTCCGCTCGCAAGCAGGGCGAATCCGGCGATTCGAACGGTCGCCTGGAGCAGCGTCTCGGTCGAGACCGGCTGGGAGACGAGGGGAGCTATCACGGACAGTCACCACCGCTATCCGGACGAGCCAGAGCGCTCGTGGGTGATCGGATCGTCCAGAGAGAGGCGACACTAGGTTGGACTGTCCGACGGTCGTGCACGGATCGGATCATGGTGTAAGCGCCTCCACGAACGCCTCGGTTGCGTCCGCCGGTCCCGCAATGAATGCCTCGTCGCCGGTCTCGAGCGGGCGCTCGATGCCGGGACCGAAAACCCACCCGTGGCGCCGACCGCCGGTTTCGCTTCCGTGTCGTCGCACCGCGAGGACCGTCACGTCGGTTGTCGACGCGTTCGCGGCCGGTTTGTCGGCGGCGGTATCCGTTCCGGCCGCGCCAACGGTGAGCCGTCGGATCGCGTACCCTTCGCGTTTGACCAATGCGAACGCCTCGAACTCGCGGCTGGTCCCGCGAGAGCGGACGATAAGCTGCGGCGATTCGACTTCGAGGACTGGTTTTACGTCCCGGCGAGCGACCGCGAGGGTGACGCGACCAGGCCCGCCGGCTGTCGAAGCAGATGGGGTCGCTTCGGGAACGGCTGATTCTACGTCTTCGCCGCCGTCGGTCGCCAGTTCGTCGGTCGCAGGATCTTGCGAGACGGAAGCCGCGTCCTGTTCGTCGTCGATCTCGGTCCGAGCGCTGAGGACCGTCCCGGTGATCGAGCGCTCGGCTGCTCGGACGATTACCTCGTCACCGCGGGCAAGCCCCGTCGGAAGTAACGTGGCAAGCGAGACGGCGCGCTTGCCCGCCGGTACGCGTCGCGAGAGGTTTCCGGAGGGCGGAGCCGCGGTGATCGTCGCCCGCGCCCGCTCGTTGATGGCGATGTCGACGTCAGCAAGATCGTGATCGGTTCGCAGTCGTTCCTCGAGGCGGGACTCGAGTTCCGAGAGGGGAAGATCGGCGGGAAGTCGCCACGATCCAGCCTTGAGGGTTTGGCGGAGGTCGGGCGAGAGCGGCGGGTAGCCCTCCATGTCAAAGATCTCGCCGGCTGGTCGAACCGTCACCTGGCCGACGGAGCCGACGAGTTCCACTACGTCGGCCGAGAGGGTTCGCTGTCGAAGGGAGGTAAGCGAAAGGCGCCGGGGGAGTTCGGCTCCGAGTTTGTCACCCTGGTTGTGAGCGTAGAGCGCGAGCATAAGGACGACCAGTACGGCGACCAGCAGCCGCGGCGACTGGGCGATGGTCGGTTCGACGAGTCCGAGTAGGCCGCCCTGGACGCTGGCGATCGACAGCGCGAGGACGACGACACCGAATCCCGGCAACGTGACGCCGGAGAAGTATCGCACGAGAAAGCCCAGCGCGCCGGCGACGAACGCGGGGACGATACCGGTCAGGAGTCCGAGATAGATGCCGAGCAACACTTCGACCGGAAGCGATTGCATGGTAGGGCGGTGGCGCGGAATCGTTAAAGTTGCACCGCACGGGTCGTTGTCGGTCCGAACGGCAGTCGCCGGGCGCTTGACACGGACCGGTGAGTAAATTATCGCGGATCGTCGAGTAATATCACAGGTCGCGGACGTGCGCTCGTTCGAGGCGTTGCCGTCGGTTACGTGCGGAGTCACAGACTGCGGCCGCCGGCTCGTCCACTGCGGCCGAATCGATCGGCAGAGTGAGATTTGCCCGGGCATTCGTCGAAGCGTCAGTATGCTCTCTCGCGTTCTCGTTCCGATGGACGACTCAGCGATGTCTGAACGCGCTCTCGATACGCACTCGAGAACCACCCCGACGCGTCGGTTTCCGTCATCACCGTGATCGGGGAGCCGTCCGTGATGATGGGCGAAGCGATGAGTATCGCCTTCGAGGAAGACGTCGAAACAGCAGCAAAAGAGCGCACCAAGTCGGTCTTCGATCGCGCACGCGGGCTGGTCGCCGCCCGCGATGCCGAGATAGACACCGTGGTCGCGATCGGCCGCCCGGCGCAGGACATCGTCCGTCGCGCGAACCACTACGACGCGGTCCTGCTGGGGAGCAACGGGGCGATAAGATCGATCGGCTGTTCGTCGGCACCGTCGCTGATAGGGTGGTCGAACACTCGCCTGTGCTGGTGACCGTCGGTCGCTGAACTGTCAGGCCTTTGTCTACGGATCGTACTCGTCCGATTTCGATCTCGGGCGGCTGTCCGCGGATGAAGACGAAGACGTTTAACTAATACCGACCACTGCGGTGTGTATGGTCGGCGACCGGTCGCTTCGGGAACGATTGCCTGAAAACTGGCGGCGAGTCCTCACGACGCAAATGGCCGTCGGCCTCGTTCTACTGGTCGCGCTACTCTCGGTCGCCACCGCGGTTCTCAACATCTGGAACCCGAACCCGGGTCCCCTCCACCGATACGTTCCCGAAGCGATTCAAAGCGCCGCGGCCTTCACCGGGGCACTCACCGGATTTACGATGGTCGGCAGCGCGCTCGCACTCCGGCGCGGCCTCAGGGTTGGGTGGTGGGCGACGCTGCTTTTGCTCCCGTTGACTGCGGCACAGGGACTCCTCCAGTCGAGTCAATACTCGCTCCCGCTGGTCGCCCTCTCGGTCGTCTCGATCCCGTTCTTGTTGCTGACCTACGACCGGTTCGACAAATCGCTCTCGCTCACCACGACGCAGATAGCGGCCGGTGCCGCACTCGTCGGCGTCCAGCTGTACGGCACCATCGGCGGCTACGCACTCCGGGATCACTTCGACGGCATCAACGACATCCTCGACGCGTTCTACTTTACGCTGATCACCTCGAGTACGGTCGGCTACGGCGACGTCACGCCGAACCCGGAGTCGGTTCAGGGACTGCTGTTTACGATGTCCGTTCTCGTCCTGGGCGTCGCCAGCTTCGGTATCGCCATCGGGGCGCTCGTCGGCCCGTTGATCCAGGATCGAATCTCGAAAACACTCGGAAAGATGACCGAATCACAGCTCCAATTACTCGACGAGCACATCCTCGTGCTCGGCTACGGCGAACTGACGGAACCGATCGTCGACGAACTCGCGGATAGCGGCCGGAAGTTCGTCGTCGTCACCACCGACCGCGAAGCCGCGACCGCACTCTCCGAACGGGGCATCGCTGTCGTCATCGGCGATCCCAGCGACGAGGAACCGCTCCGTCGCGCGAAGATCGATCGTGCGGCCGCGATCCTCGTCGCGACGAACCACGACGCCGAGGACGCACTGACGGTCCTGACCGCACGTCAACTGGCGGCTGATACGCGGATCGTCGCCGCCGCGACCGACCGCGAGAACGTCAAGAAACTCGAGCGGGCTGGCGCGGACACGGTCATCAGCCCCGCCCAGCTCGGCGGGCATCTGCTGGTTCAATCGGCGCTGGGCCGCGACGAGACCGGGGTAGTCGATCGGATCCTCGAGAGCGAATGATAGCCGCCACCGTCGAAGGCGACCGCGGCCTATCGATGACGACCTCGGTGGACGATCGCAATGTCCGCCTCGAGGTCACGAAGTTTTCTGAACGTCGGCGGCGAGACGAATCGCGAGGCGGCCGATCGGTCCGTACTCGATCCGACGAAGACCACGTCGTACCGGGGTGCGACACGCGACAGATAGGCCTGGACCGATGCGTTAGCGACGTGCGTCTCGAAGGGGCCCGAAAACGCGTCGACGAGGTTCGCCAACGTGTTTTCGGCCGTGCGCCGTCTCGACTCGGTATCGATACAGGTACAGACGCTGACCGTCCGGCCGGTCTCGGTTACCCTGATCGCAAAGTCGAGCATCGCCCGGGCGGTGTCGCCGGCGCCTCGGGCGGCCACGAGACTGTGGCGCCACCGCCGTTGCTCTCCGCTCGAGCGGAACGCGATGACGTCGATCTCGCTGTCGAATAGTCCCCTGATGAACGACGAGAGGGCACCGCGGTCGTCCTCGGCGTAGGGCGTGACGATGAGATCACAGTTCTGGCGCCGTGCAGTTTCGAGGACGATCTGCGCGGAAAGCCCGCCATCGGCCGCAACGACGACCTCGCACGGGACGCCGTACGCGGCCTCGAGATCCGTCGCGAGCGACTCGAGGCGGTGCCCGACGTCGCTGGCGACGCGTTCCGTTGCGGTCGTCTCGGTTTCGCCGTCGCGGTCGACGCTCGTCTGGGATTCGTGACCGGCGACGGATCGATCGCTTTCACGATCCGCCGACGGGGAATCGTCATCTCGCTCCGCCGTGGCTTCGTCGATGACGTCGAAGAGGACGACTTTCCCGGCGTCGTGTGCGCTGGCGATAGACGCGGCGAAGCGGGCAACCGTCTCGTCGCCATCGGCCATCGGTACGAGAACGTGATCGTCTCCGCCGGTCGTCCCGTAGAGATATCGGGCGCGCTGCTCGTAGAACCGGGATCGCCAGACGACGAACGCGACGGCGACGAACGAACTCGAGACGACGATCCCGAGGACGTACGCGAACTGTGCGTTCCCGGTGACGAGGACGAGCAGGGACGTCGAAAAGGCCGTCGGCTCCTCGAGGTCGAGTACCCAGGTGCAGATGCCGGTAAAGAGCACGCTGAAAGCAGCACCAGACGTGCTAATCCCGCCGGCGTTCAGGCCGAGAGTGGCCGTGAGTGCGAGTGCGAACCACCCACAGCAGGCGCCGACGGTCATGCCGCCGACGAACTTCCACGGTGTCGCGTACTTCCCCTCCGGGTCGGCAAAGAGGGTGTACGTTCCCGAGGCAAGCGGTGGAAACAGGAGAAACGAGACAGCCGCGGTTACGTTCGACAGCCACGTCACTACGGCAATCAAAAGCGGGACGAACACCAGCACTGAGACATGCAGGAGGTTCCCCGTCTGCTCGATCCACCGGAAGAGAGCGTCCAGTTCTCGCCGTTCGAGCCGCCGAAGTCGCCTCGCGAGCGCGTATAACTGCGCCCGCACTCCCTCGAGCATTCTCTCCGTTGAATGTGGCTCCGATCGACCTAAACTATTCGGCTTCGAGCGGCTTACTCTGGCGCTCCCTCGAGGATCGCCACGCCGCTCGAGGCACCGATCCGGTCGGCACCGGCCTCGAGCATGGCCATCGCGTCGTCGTAGCTGCTGATCCCGCCGCTTGCCTTGACGGGAAGATACTCGCTCATAAGGTCGACGTCGTCGACGGTTGCGCCACCGTTCCCACGGCGTTTCTGCGGCGCACCGCTCCCTGCGAATCCGGTCGACGTCTTCACCATCGCCGCGTCAGCCGCCACCGCGGCTTCACAGGCCCGGCGCTTTTCTGCGTCGGTCAGCAGTGCGGTCTCGATGATCACCTTCACCGGGATCGGAACCGCTGCAACCAGTTCCGCGATTTCGGCCCTGACGGTGTCGTCCTCGCCCGCGTGCAGGCGGCCGACATTGATTACCACGTCGAGTTCGTCAGCGCCGGCCTGCCAGGCCGTGACTCCCTCGCGGCGCTTTATTTCGTGGCTATGTTGGCCGTGTGGAAAGCCGACGACAGTCGCGAGAGTAACGTCGGGCGCGTACTCTGCCGCCTCCTCGACGGCGTACGGCGGAATGCAGGCGTTCATTCCGTGTTCCGTTGCCGCCTCGAGGACGTTCCTGACGTCGGCGGGAGTCGTCTCGGGGCCAAGGGCGGTATGGTCGATCAGGGGAGCGAGTTCGCTGCGGTTCATACGCGAGTCGACTCGCCGAGCGGGGAAAAAGCCGCCCGATCATCGCGTCGACCGGAGAAGCCGCCCGTTCGTCGCGTCGACCGGAGAAGCCGCCCGTTCGTCGCATCGACCGGAGAAGCCGCCCGTTCGTCGCGTCGACCGGAGAAGCCGCCCGATCGTCGCGTCGGCTGGCATCGTGTGGAACTGGGAATCCAGTCCGCGCTGGCCCACGCTACACTGCGGTGAGCGGTACGAGGCATCACTTCGCTCGGCCTCGAAAGCGAACGGTAACCAACGGGAACCGTGAGCCGAGCGAACCGCAGTTCGATTTCGTGCATTCGAGTCGGCTGGGATCGGCGTGGCGTTCTCGTGGTACCACGACAGCAGTACGTGTTTACCTGCCTACGAGGGCGGATTCTCGAGCGGCCGTTTCGTCTCCACCGGCTCCTCGTGACGGCATCGACACAACTGAACTGCGTTATCGGTCCCCGTCGACACCGATTTCGCTCTCGAACCGTGTGAAAAACTCGTCCATGAAACGCCATCGCGACTTACCGAGACGACGTCCAGGTGACGTATACAAGTGATCCAGACGTTCCCGTGCCCACTCTCGGAGGAGAGTGATATCCGGACGATCCATTGACGACGTTTCAGACGCCGACGAGTCGTCGATTATTGCGAACTTTTCGCCCGCTTTTCCCGATCTCTCGCCGACGATACAGGCAAGACGGACGATACCGCGTGCCCCAGTAGCGTCCAGTTTGTCGGCGTCGAACAGTAATTTCGCCTCGAGCGACTCCGGCTCCGGGGAACTAGATCGAATACTGTGCGTTCGGATACAGTGGGTGATGGCGCTGATCCGCTCGGACGACACCGCTTCGGCCTCGAGAAGCGCCGCCGCTTCCGCCGTGGCCCATTCGTCGTGATTGTCGATCTCTCCAGTTCGTTCTCGCGGACGACCGATGTCGTGTAACCACGCTGCAGCAGCGAGTACGTCCTTCTGAACGGGTCGTTCGCACTCGTTTGCCAGCCGAACCGATAAATCGCGAACCCGAGTGGCGTGGAACCGATCGTGCGCGGGCAGAGCGTCTTCGTAATACGGCAGCGACAACGTTCGAGCAAGAGGACCTACTTCCTGGGTCATAGGACGCGTGAGAGGTCAAACCGAAGCCGGTATAGTGGTTGTGAAACTCCCGTTATGCAGGACGAAACGAACGTACTCTTCGGTCGGCGAGCTCGTTAGAGGGGCGGTACTCGCGGCGGGGTCGCGTGGCCGGCGGAATCAGAGAGCCGTTCCCAGCGATGTCGCTGCCTTCGAGAGAGATCTGTTGACCCGGTTGCGCAGGTCGTACGATATGGCACCCTCCGTCACCAACACGGCCCCTGTCGCTGTCAGGTCACGAGGGATCGTTTCGAAGGGACCTGGGATCGTTTCGAAGGGACCTGGGATCGTTTCGAAGGGACCTGGGATCGTTTCGAAGGGGCCTGGGATCGTTGCGAAGGGGCCTGGGATCGGACCGAGTAGGGGACTGAGGGTGTTCGCCGGACATCCGTTTTCCGACGCTGCCGAAGTTGCGGTGGGACTCTGCTCCGCGGACCACGTGTTGGGGCGAACCAGCCCTCGCTACAGAGTCGTCGCTGTCGGTTCTATCCGTCGACGCGAGTCGGCTGACAGGTTAAACTCACTATAATTTTCGTAACACTTATTATTATTCTGATGGGTTATATGATGTGGTTTCTCAAGAGACGGTCGTGCATTTCGGTGCGGTGTACCTCGCAGTAGTCGTCTTGCTCGTCGCCGGCGCTCTCGATATCGGGGATGGAACGGGACCTGCTGCGACCGCGGTCCTCGTACTCTTTTATGCAATTTTCTTCGGTGGTGGACATCTCTATCTCGCGATCCGCGGAGATGACGGGATGGTTCCATCCGACGCACGGTGGCGGTACCTTGCGATGCTCGGCGCAGTACTCAGTGGCGGAGTACTCGTTCTCTACGCCGGTGACCGAACGATCGGAACTATCACACTCGAGGCAGTCTCGGCAGCGTTTTTCGTTCTCATCGTCGGTGGGTATCTGCTTACGGAAACGATTGTCGCGTATCGAGAGCATCGCCCGGAGTGAGAGAGCCCGACCGCCGAGAGTACCGCCCCATCGTTCGACTGGGGTCGTGACGGTGACTACTGGCACCCGGCCGCCGTGGCGATTCGCCGGACGCGTCAGGCAGCCACGGTGGATTCTACAGAGATACAGCGAGAGTGCCTCGGGGCCGTCCGAAACGGCGTCGCCGTTTCGTGATGACGAGAGACCGTCGGTCTCTCGAACCCCTTGACACCGAGGTACTTCACTCCCGGTCTCAGCGGACAGCACCCTTTTCAGCCGCGCCATGTAACTCGATCCCATGGCCGATGCCGAACCCAGCGTCGTCCCGGCCGTCGAATCCACCGCCGACGACATCGCGGCGATGCGGATTCGCGGGGCGGCGACGATCGCCGACGCTGCGGCGGCGGCACTGGCGACCCAGGCCGATCAGTCCGAGGCTGAGAACGCACCAGCATTCCGGCGCCAACTTCGTGCCGCCGCCAGAACGCTTTACGAGACCCGGCCAACTGCGGTCAGCCTCCCGAACGCTCTTCGGTACGTCCTGCGGGGAATGGACGGCGATACGGTCGCCGACCTCCGGTCGACGACGATCGCCAGCGCGGAGTCGTTCCAGCGCAATCTCGCACAGGCTCAGGACAAACTCGGCGACGTCGGCGCAAACCGCCTGCGAGACGGCGACACCGTCATGACTCACTGCCATTCGACGGACGCCCTCGCGTGCGTCGAAGCGGCGCTCGAAAGCGGCAAGCATCTCGAGGCGATCGTCAAGGAGACCCGCCCCCGGAAGCAAGGCCATATCACGGCGCGGCAGTTGCGCCAGTGGGGAGTACCGGTGACGCTAATCGTGGACAACGCGGCGCGGCGATATCTGGACGACGCCGATCACGTCCTGGTCGGGGCCGACAGCATCGCGGCGGACGGCAGCGTGATCAACAAAATCGGGACGAGTGGATTGGCAGTCAACGCCCGCGAGCGGGGCGTTCCCGTGATGGTCGCGGCTCAAACGATCAAACTCCATCCGGATACGTTGACGGGCCACAGCGTCGAGATCGAGATGCGCGACGAAACGGAGATACTCACGGACGTCGAGCGCGGCGCGATCACCGGCAACGACCACGACCGAGCGGAAGAGAGACGTGAAGATGAGAGGCCACCGGAGACGATTACAGCCGAGGACGGCGAAACCGACGTGCGATCCCCCGAGACAGACGCTGCCTTCGAGACCGGCACCGAGCTAGCCGTCGAAAATCCCGCCTTCGACGTCACGCCGCCGCGGTACGTCGACGCGATCGTGACCGAACACGGACAGTTTCCGCCCGAAAGCATCGTGACACTCATGCGGGAATTGTTTGGCGAGATGATCGACGAACCATGGGAGGCCTGACAGAACCGAAAGTGGAGAACGGCCAAAACCTGCCAGAAATTTGACTGGCGGTCCGTACCGTCTCCGCTAACACACGACGAGAAAATAGATGAAAATTTGATTATTTCACCAACCGGAAAGTGTTAGTCACTGGTGTGTGGTAGTACCCCTATGGTATTACCCGAGGGGTTCGTCGTCCCGCCATGGTACCTGCTGGTTCCGGTCGTGGTGATTCTCGGGAGCGTCATTGCACTGTTGTGGGCGATCGAGCCGCCGGTGACGGATTTTACGGTTCTGGCGTTTGCACCGTGGATGATGTTCGGCTCGAGCCTCCATGTTCTGTACAAATTGGACGCGTTTCCGGAGAGTATCGCTCCTCTGTTTAGCGCCCCGATGGTATACGCAGTGACGGCGATCGTGGCGGGAATCGTCTGGGTCATCGCGGTCTTTCTCCACGTCGGGGGACTCCAGCCCACGGTTCACCGATTCGTCGGGATCACGGGGACGGCATTTTTCAGCGTCTTCTCGATGTTCGCCATCTTTCGCAGTGTCGAGATGGGGACCTTCGAGCCGTTCTGGCCAGTCATCAGCGTCGTCGTCGCCGGTATCGTCACTGCCATCGCCTGGGTCGCCCTGAGTCTCTGGTTTACTGACGTCGCCACGACGACGAGCGCAACCGGCGCACTCGTCGTCTTCGGACACGCATTGGACGGGGTCACGACCGCAATCGGCTACGACATCATCGGAGTCGGCGAGGACGTTCCACTCTCGCTGCTGATCCTCCAGACCAGCGAATCGCTGCCCTCCGCCGAGTACATCGGCGCCGGCTGGCTGTTCGTCCTCGTGAAGGTCGTTCTCGCGATGGTCATCCTCGGACTGTTCCGGGAGTACGTCGATGAACGACCACAGCAGGCACGGACGATCCTCGCGCTGGTCGCCGCGGTCGGCCT
This window harbors:
- a CDS encoding ribose 1,5-bisphosphate isomerase, translating into MADAEPSVVPAVESTADDIAAMRIRGAATIADAAAAALATQADQSEAENAPAFRRQLRAAARTLYETRPTAVSLPNALRYVLRGMDGDTVADLRSTTIASAESFQRNLAQAQDKLGDVGANRLRDGDTVMTHCHSTDALACVEAALESGKHLEAIVKETRPRKQGHITARQLRQWGVPVTLIVDNAARRYLDDADHVLVGADSIAADGSVINKIGTSGLAVNARERGVPVMVAAQTIKLHPDTLTGHSVEIEMRDETEILTDVERGAITGNDHDRAEERREDERPPETITAEDGETDVRSPETDAAFETGTELAVENPAFDVTPPRYVDAIVTEHGQFPPESIVTLMRELFGEMIDEPWEA
- a CDS encoding HD domain-containing protein, whose translation is MTQEVGPLARTLSLPYYEDALPAHDRFHATRVRDLSVRLANECERPVQKDVLAAAAWLHDIGRPRERTGEIDNHDEWATAEAAALLEAEAVSSERISAITHCIRTHSIRSSSPEPESLEAKLLFDADKLDATGARGIVRLACIVGERSGKAGEKFAIIDDSSASETSSMDRPDITLLREWARERLDHLYTSPGRRLGKSRWRFMDEFFTRFESEIGVDGDR
- a CDS encoding potassium transporter TrkA produces the protein MQSLPVEVLLGIYLGLLTGIVPAFVAGALGFLVRYFSGVTLPGFGVVVLALSIASVQGGLLGLVEPTIAQSPRLLVAVLVVLMLALYAHNQGDKLGAELPRRLSLTSLRQRTLSADVVELVGSVGQVTVRPAGEIFDMEGYPPLSPDLRQTLKAGSWRLPADLPLSELESRLEERLRTDHDLADVDIAINERARATITAAPPSGNLSRRVPAGKRAVSLATLLPTGLARGDEVIVRAAERSITGTVLSARTEIDDEQDAASVSQDPATDELATDGGEDVESAVPEATPSASTAGGPGRVTLAVARRDVKPVLEVESPQLIVRSRGTSREFEAFALVKREGYAIRRLTVGAAGTDTAADKPAANASTTDVTVLAVRRHGSETGGRRHGWVFGPGIERPLETGDEAFIAGPADATEAFVEALTP
- the deoC gene encoding deoxyribose-phosphate aldolase, whose amino-acid sequence is MNRSELAPLIDHTALGPETTPADVRNVLEAATEHGMNACIPPYAVEEAAEYAPDVTLATVVGFPHGQHSHEIKRREGVTAWQAGADELDVVINVGRLHAGEDDTVRAEIAELVAAVPIPVKVIIETALLTDAEKRRACEAAVAADAAMVKTSTGFAGSGAPQKRRGNGGATVDDVDLMSEYLPVKASGGISSYDDAMAMLEAGADRIGASSGVAILEGAPE
- a CDS encoding TrkA C-terminal domain-containing protein, producing the protein MAPLVSQPVSTETLLQATVRIAGFALLASGTAAAVAFAYRWYSANEIPEGVAVLTGATVVALWLNTQSALQRAIIGDTGLLEPGTAVYTVAAFVVSAIAADTGRRLGDFLARDVFSVASPRTITEVTQLVRAAGRVVAVDLPADIDDIDGYDPVDESVKADLAGQTFLFPRRLTVDQLRDRLTTRLERDFGIGHVDVDLDADGTVDYLAVGSRPAGIGPTLAPGTVAVALEGDPAADASPGDAVRIWTREEGSARRVASGELRAFAGDVATIALDAEAARDFDPDREYRLVTLPGSPDAERDLVSLLRAADETVTTIAIEPDDPLAGVAIDSLPVLVLALERDGDGDGDGDEHLVLPDDDVRFATGDVAYVLGRPDALRRVSERTLNLPADGEHEPDVNRADDRNRNSDFDREDRTGEGESGRTQPPER
- a CDS encoding DUF63 family protein — translated: MVLPEGFVVPPWYLLVPVVVILGSVIALLWAIEPPVTDFTVLAFAPWMMFGSSLHVLYKLDAFPESIAPLFSAPMVYAVTAIVAGIVWVIAVFLHVGGLQPTVHRFVGITGTAFFSVFSMFAIFRSVEMGTFEPFWPVISVVVAGIVTAIAWVALSLWFTDVATTTSATGALVVFGHALDGVTTAIGYDIIGVGEDVPLSLLILQTSESLPSAEYIGAGWLFVLVKVVLAMVILGLFREYVDERPQQARTILALVAAVGLGPAVHNTLLFAVA
- a CDS encoding NAD-binding protein; this encodes MVGDRSLRERLPENWRRVLTTQMAVGLVLLVALLSVATAVLNIWNPNPGPLHRYVPEAIQSAAAFTGALTGFTMVGSALALRRGLRVGWWATLLLLPLTAAQGLLQSSQYSLPLVALSVVSIPFLLLTYDRFDKSLSLTTTQIAAGAALVGVQLYGTIGGYALRDHFDGINDILDAFYFTLITSSTVGYGDVTPNPESVQGLLFTMSVLVLGVASFGIAIGALVGPLIQDRISKTLGKMTESQLQLLDEHILVLGYGELTEPIVDELADSGRKFVVVTTDREAATALSERGIAVVIGDPSDEEPLRRAKIDRAAAILVATNHDAEDALTVLTARQLAADTRIVAAATDRENVKKLERAGADTVISPAQLGGHLLVQSALGRDETGVVDRILESE
- a CDS encoding HPP family protein, whose product is MLEGVRAQLYALARRLRRLERRELDALFRWIEQTGNLLHVSVLVFVPLLIAVVTWLSNVTAAVSFLLFPPLASGTYTLFADPEGKYATPWKFVGGMTVGACCGWFALALTATLGLNAGGISTSGAAFSVLFTGICTWVLDLEEPTAFSTSLLVLVTGNAQFAYVLGIVVSSSFVAVAFVVWRSRFYEQRARYLYGTTGGDDHVLVPMADGDETVARFAASIASAHDAGKVVLFDVIDEATAERDDDSPSADRESDRSVAGHESQTSVDRDGETETTATERVASDVGHRLESLATDLEAAYGVPCEVVVAADGGLSAQIVLETARRQNCDLIVTPYAEDDRGALSSFIRGLFDSEIDVIAFRSSGEQRRWRHSLVAARGAGDTARAMLDFAIRVTETGRTVSVCTCIDTESRRRTAENTLANLVDAFSGPFETHVANASVQAYLSRVAPRYDVVFVGSSTDRSAASRFVSPPTFRKLRDLEADIAIVHRGRHR